Proteins encoded by one window of Cyclobacteriaceae bacterium:
- a CDS encoding cation:proton antiporter, whose translation MDKLTSKEIILLLVQLGVLLACSRFFAELARRVKQPAVLGEIIAGIVLGPTLLGAVAPDFFNSLFPMEGLSRLVLDGLVQLSIVLLLFIAGLEVDLHIVWQQGKKSLVVSFFSLVIPFIVGFLVAYTTPQFFGVAEDDALIFSLFMATVMGMTALPVIARILMDLDLFKSSMGMLIISSAMIVDLVCWMIFSIILTMMGSGHQEHSLSRTIWMTIGFTGIMLTIGRGIINYLLPYVNRFLAWPGGLLSLSLVLCFLSAAFTEYIGIHAIFGAFIAGVVLGDSEHMSERAKEILHQFINNIFAPLFFVSIGLYLNLVVSFSLPLVVVIFILAFIGKGIGATVGARISGLKTSQSLAVGMGMNTHGTLEIILSTIALQAGLISEEIFVAILLTVITTILLSAPAVKYAIELEVSRNPFQRFVKKMFREK comes from the coding sequence ATGGATAAGCTTACCTCAAAAGAAATTATTTTGTTGCTGGTGCAGCTTGGCGTGTTGCTGGCCTGCAGCAGGTTCTTTGCTGAGTTGGCGCGAAGAGTTAAGCAGCCCGCTGTGTTGGGTGAAATTATTGCCGGCATTGTGTTGGGACCAACCTTATTGGGCGCGGTAGCACCTGATTTTTTTAACAGCTTGTTTCCGATGGAAGGCTTGTCGCGACTGGTGTTGGATGGGCTGGTGCAGCTTTCTATTGTGTTGTTGCTTTTTATTGCTGGCCTCGAAGTAGACCTGCATATTGTTTGGCAGCAAGGCAAGAAATCGCTTGTGGTAAGTTTCTTCTCACTGGTAATTCCATTTATTGTTGGATTTCTGGTGGCCTATACCACCCCTCAATTTTTTGGCGTGGCAGAAGATGATGCGCTGATATTTTCTCTGTTCATGGCTACCGTGATGGGCATGACCGCTCTTCCGGTTATCGCACGAATTTTAATGGATCTGGATCTGTTCAAAAGCTCAATGGGTATGCTGATTATTTCCAGCGCCATGATTGTGGACTTGGTTTGCTGGATGATCTTCAGCATCATCTTAACCATGATGGGAAGCGGACATCAGGAACATTCATTAAGTCGTACCATTTGGATGACGATTGGATTCACCGGCATCATGCTTACGATTGGACGGGGCATTATCAATTATTTGCTACCATACGTTAACCGTTTTCTGGCCTGGCCGGGTGGGTTACTCTCTTTGTCGCTCGTGCTTTGCTTTTTATCGGCTGCTTTTACTGAGTACATTGGTATTCACGCCATCTTCGGAGCTTTTATTGCGGGCGTGGTGTTGGGCGATTCAGAACACATGAGCGAACGCGCCAAAGAAATTCTGCATCAGTTTATCAATAACATTTTCGCGCCATTGTTTTTTGTGTCGATTGGACTTTACCTCAATTTAGTCGTGAGCTTCAGCTTACCACTTGTAGTGGTTATTTTCATTCTCGCCTTCATCGGAAAAGGAATCGGTGCAACGGTCGGTGCGCGCATAAGCGGACTGAAGACCTCTCAATCATTGGCTGTCGGTATGGGTATGAATACACACGGTACACTCGAAATCATATTGAGTACGATTGCCTTGCAGGCCGGATTAATCAGCGAAGAAATTTTCGTGGCGATATTGCTCACAGTTATCACCACGATATTGCTTTCAGCACCCGCAGTAAAATATGCTATTGAACTAGAGGTAAGCAGGAACCCCTTTCAGCGGTTCGTAAAAAAGATGTTCCGAGAGAAGTAA
- a CDS encoding SdpI family protein, with protein sequence MTTLLLNLMLGPLILVLAVLFKRFPAKKINHIYGYRTPRSMKSQEAWDCANRYSSNAFVVIAAFICLVQVVLWSLLPANDAILWTTGVLVAGVIAVIPLTEVHLKKSGF encoded by the coding sequence ATGACAACCCTTTTACTTAACCTGATGCTGGGGCCGCTCATTCTTGTGCTGGCCGTTTTGTTTAAACGTTTTCCGGCAAAAAAGATTAATCACATCTACGGGTATCGTACGCCCCGTTCGATGAAAAGTCAGGAAGCGTGGGATTGTGCCAACCGCTATTCATCAAATGCCTTTGTGGTTATTGCCGCATTCATCTGTTTGGTGCAGGTGGTGTTGTGGTCGCTATTGCCTGCCAACGATGCCATTCTCTGGACAACCGGAGTCTTGGTGGCTGGTGTAATTGCGGTTATCCCCCTCACCGAGGTGCATCTGAAAAAGAGTGGATTTTAA